The Neodiprion lecontei isolate iyNeoLeco1 chromosome 2, iyNeoLeco1.1, whole genome shotgun sequence genome segment aattcaatccATTTCATTCAGGACAATGCCTTACCAGAATATTTCAACATTTAAATTAgctaatttgaaaataaattttcgaaagcaatttgaaaaaatttgtacatctATAACAGATAGAAAAAATAGTTGGTTCTATAGTTACTCATCATTCAATTTGGTCGGGCAAATGTTAACAAATAGGGAATCTCTAGTTTCTACAACCTGTCTACAGACTTGTCATATTCCATTGTTTTAAGAAGAAACGGTTGAAGggtgttgaataaaaattgtacgcgaaTCATATTAATCTTATATTATCAGATTAATTTGATGATGATCACTTCAAATAGATCCTGATGTGATAGATTCTATATTATTGCAAATGTTTCCCTCGACTGGTTatttacaatttaaaaaaatatattgttgagaaatttctttgaattcCTATTGTGTCATGGGTATTAGTAATACTAGTATTAACCTGAATTCTATATGTGGATGTTCGATGGTTTAGACATGAAAGCAGAACTTGTTAACTACCACATACGATACTATGTGATGCAAtaatgaagtgaaaaaaaagaataatctGTTAATCAATAACTCAAAAATCAGGACAGGTTTGCTCAAATTAATGAGTACACAAATTAGAATTgggttttcaatatttattgttatccAATAACATGTAAAATTACTTCTTCTTAGATACACCGACAGTGCGTCCACGACGACCAGTAGTCTTGGTGTGCTGACCTCGGACACGGAGACCCCAGTAGTGTCTCAAACCCCGGTGAGCACGAATTTTCTTCATACGTTCCAAATCCTCACGCAATTTCGAGTCCAAATTTGAACTGGTTAACTGTTGAATATACATGCAAATGGTGTGAATGGAGACAGTTTataagtaaagaaaaattgttcaagaGTGTTGAACTTTGTTGCATTCTACTTTCTAGGTATTTGGAACACTATTTGGTATACTGTATTATCAAAGAGTGAACCATAATGCAGTTTATCTAGCACAGGCTACCAGCGATGTTATACAAAGTAAAAGTAAATACCGCCGTTTATCCGTGCATAATCTCAATCACTGATTGTCAACCTAAATCTGGATTGTAGATTTTCAGAATAACATGGTCACCGCTTGTGGGTTGTACCAGAAATATTAAAGAGCACATTAGATTATTGTGATTACTTTGGCATGAGCctacaaaaaacaaataatacatAGTATAGTAGTTGATAGTACTACTTCACACATAAACGAAGTATGTGGATTTGAAGGATCAGTTGAACATAATAAAAGTACTTAGAATTAATTTGCATTGGTAACAACTGGCTCTCATTTAAGTTTGTAAAGTCACTATCCCTTACCTGGGAGTACTTGCCGTCGACAATGTCTTTTTGTCTGTTAAGGAACCAGTCGGGAATTTTGTATTGCCTTGGATTAGACATGATCGTGATGATCTTCTCTACCTGTTGAGAAGGCGGATTACGTTACTACAGTTATACAGATTGATAACTTGTTCGTAAGACAAGAAAAGACAATTGATCGCTAAGGGTATTAGTCTCTTATTTGGGCAGATAGAGATTTGTGTTGTCAACACTAATACTCAAACACTGTAATTGTAGTGTAAAGCACAATGTGTAAATGAGCttggtaataaatttttacagattttatgAACCTAATTTGGACGGTTAATGCCAGAAGATCGGAGGGTGTTTATATTCGAGAAGAAGACAGGAGAGGTTAGGTATATCACGGCTAACCTCGGAGGAAGTGATTAATTTGAACGCGAAAGAGCAAGAGGTGATTGTAGTAAGCTTTTTTGTTACCTCTTCTTCAGAGCATTCCCCGGCACGTTTGTCCAAGTCTACGTCGGCCTTCTTGAGAACGATATTCGCGTAGCGCCGTCCAACACCTTTGATGGCAGTCATGGCGAACATAACCTTTATGTTACCGTCGATGTTCGTGCCCATAACACGAAGAATGTGCTGAAACTTTTCCGGTATAACGAGCGACTGAAATATAGAAATCAATGTGTCATCAGTGTCTTCAGAACtgtcaaaattataaacatgTGGTCAGACCACGCCATTTCTTCTCGGGACTGACGAGAGGGCTTTTGTCTGAAGTAAGATATCTGGTAAAGTTGAGGTAAAACGACACAAGTCAGCGAAATATCTAAGGTAAAACTCCACTGAAATATAGCTTATGCATTTCCACAATAAATTCACAGTGTATCTTCAAGGATTCGTCGGATATTTAAAGATTATGCTGCTGATCGGCATGAAACTCACCATTTTCACCGATTGTTAGCTACAAAAGAGAGGATAGAGGTGCCGGTGGAACCGGAACTCGGAAGTAGCGGCACGAGTCGCGCACTAGCGCCATCAGCGCGATTTTCAACCAAATAATTGTGTTCGATTTTCAGCAAATAAATCACAAACCGTTATGTAAAGATCAAATCAACCAGAAAAATTCGGTCGTATTATTTCAGGCAAAACTACTTAGGATAGAGTCATTACAGAATTACTGTAGAAGTAACACAAAGTTTTGTGTACGTTGCCATTCGAACATTAAAAGACCTGTTTTTGAGAGACTACATATCTGATGACATCTGTCGTGGATTGTCGGCATTACCGACTGTGCGAGTAACGGGCCATAGAAATCGCGGGAAACGCGCCCTGTTGCAGCTCAGCAGCTCCGTTCCCCGTGCAATTTCATTATCATCAATAGTAGGACTTTTCcgtctgtaataaaaattaaaatattagtgaaattttatcaactaaccgGATCGAACCAAGCCTTCCGAAATTCAATCGAGAACGTAAATAACCATTTGAAGTACAGGGTAAATTAGACCATTCTAAAAAAGCGGCACACACTTTACATTCGGCCATCGCACTCTCATTCAGGCTACCTACCCTAGTGGCAACGAACACCACCACTTCCTCGTGCAGtgagaatgaattttaatccgtgttcaataaatattatcatcattgATTAAGACAAAAACTATCCAAGTTGAACTTGTATACAG includes the following:
- the LOC107223909 gene encoding 40S ribosomal protein S18; translated protein: MSLVIPEKFQHILRVMGTNIDGNIKVMFAMTAIKGVGRRYANIVLKKADVDLDKRAGECSEEEVEKIITIMSNPRQYKIPDWFLNRQKDIVDGKYSQLTSSNLDSKLREDLERMKKIRAHRGLRHYWGLRVRGQHTKTTGRRGRTVGVSKKK